One stretch of Pararhizobium qamdonense DNA includes these proteins:
- a CDS encoding alpha/beta hydrolase, whose protein sequence is MQNYLLRVWSSLSLPGLVIGVLFFAVSLTPSLIPRPYMLQGVLSGCSLAAGYGLGVFGRWLWHYLELPALAPRLGRLIRVLAVAGCAGVAIVFLWQAARWQNSVRSLMGLDPVETAEPLKLALIALLVFIVLITLARLFRITFAFLSRKFEHVTPKPVARLLGIFLALALFWSVADGLLLKAGLRLADSSFRELDALIDSDLAPPENPLKTGSAGSLIPWQDLGFRGREFVTSGPTAEKIGAFLHQPALEPIRVYVGLNAAETAKDRAALALAELKRTGAFERSTLIVVVPTGTGWVDPAAMDTVEYLHHGDVASVALQYSYLTSWLSLLVEPSYGAEAGEALFKTVYGYWTTLPKDRRPKLYLHGLSLGALNSERSADLFDVIGDPFQGALWSGPPFASAGWKSATAGREPGSPAWLPRFRDSSVIRFTAQKNALDIPGASWGPMRIVYLQYASDPVTFFDPHSFYREPDWMKQPRGPDVSPYLRWYPVVTMLQLALDMAMATTSPMGYGHVYAPEHYVDAWMAVTDPQGLAPGDVERLKAMVSKRD, encoded by the coding sequence ATGCAGAACTATTTGTTGCGCGTATGGTCATCCCTATCGCTGCCGGGCCTGGTGATCGGCGTCCTGTTCTTTGCCGTGTCGCTGACGCCAAGCCTCATTCCGCGCCCCTATATGCTACAGGGCGTGTTGTCCGGCTGTTCGCTTGCGGCCGGATATGGGCTCGGCGTGTTCGGCCGCTGGCTCTGGCACTATCTCGAGCTTCCTGCCCTTGCGCCAAGGCTCGGGCGTCTGATCCGGGTCCTGGCTGTTGCCGGATGTGCAGGCGTCGCCATCGTTTTCCTCTGGCAGGCCGCCCGCTGGCAAAATTCCGTGCGCAGCCTGATGGGGCTTGATCCGGTGGAGACGGCCGAGCCGCTGAAACTGGCGCTGATCGCCCTTCTGGTATTCATCGTCCTGATCACGCTCGCCCGTCTTTTCAGGATCACCTTCGCCTTTCTGTCGCGCAAATTCGAGCATGTCACGCCAAAGCCTGTCGCCCGCCTGCTCGGTATCTTTCTGGCGCTCGCGTTGTTCTGGTCGGTCGCCGACGGCCTGCTTCTGAAAGCCGGCTTGCGGCTGGCGGACTCCTCCTTCCGCGAGCTGGATGCCCTGATCGACAGCGATCTGGCGCCGCCTGAAAATCCCTTGAAGACCGGCAGCGCCGGATCGCTCATTCCCTGGCAGGATCTTGGATTTCGCGGCCGTGAATTCGTCACCTCCGGCCCGACGGCGGAAAAGATCGGCGCTTTCCTTCATCAGCCGGCACTGGAGCCGATCCGGGTTTATGTCGGCCTGAATGCGGCCGAAACCGCTAAGGACCGCGCGGCGTTGGCGCTTGCCGAACTCAAGCGCACCGGCGCCTTCGAACGCTCCACGCTGATTGTCGTGGTCCCGACCGGCACCGGCTGGGTCGATCCGGCAGCGATGGATACGGTCGAATATCTGCACCATGGTGATGTGGCGAGCGTCGCCCTGCAATATTCCTATCTCACCAGCTGGCTGTCGCTGCTGGTCGAGCCGAGCTACGGCGCGGAGGCGGGCGAGGCGCTGTTCAAGACGGTCTATGGCTATTGGACGACGCTGCCGAAGGATAGGCGCCCGAAACTTTATCTGCATGGCCTCAGCCTCGGAGCGCTGAATTCTGAGCGCTCGGCCGATCTCTTCGATGTGATCGGCGATCCCTTCCAGGGTGCGCTATGGAGCGGCCCTCCCTTTGCAAGCGCCGGCTGGAAATCGGCGACGGCAGGACGAGAGCCGGGTTCTCCGGCCTGGTTGCCGCGCTTCCGCGACAGTTCCGTCATCCGCTTCACCGCGCAGAAGAATGCGCTGGATATTCCGGGCGCGTCATGGGGCCCGATGCGGATCGTCTATCTGCAATATGCCAGCGACCCCGTGACCTTCTTCGATCCCCATTCCTTCTACCGGGAGCCGGACTGGATGAAGCAGCCGCGCGGCCCCGATGTCTCGCCCTATCTGCGCTGGTATCCGGTCGTCACCATGCTGCAGCTGGCGCTGGATATGGCGATGGCGAC
- a CDS encoding nucleoside deaminase, with protein MPDADRFLTQAITLARDNVRKGGRPFGAVLVIDGEVVATGVNGVIETHDPTAHAELVAVRAAAIKRGTATLKGASVYASGHPCPMCLAAMRLAGITDIAYAYSNEDGAPYGLTSAPLYADLSKPFADQQMTFAYRPVRPEEETDIYEFWRDMQQG; from the coding sequence ATGCCCGACGCTGACCGCTTCCTGACGCAGGCCATAACGCTCGCCCGCGACAATGTCCGCAAGGGCGGGCGGCCGTTCGGCGCCGTGCTGGTGATTGATGGAGAGGTGGTGGCAACCGGCGTCAATGGCGTGATCGAGACGCATGATCCGACAGCCCATGCCGAACTCGTTGCGGTGCGCGCGGCAGCGATCAAGCGCGGTACGGCGACGCTCAAGGGGGCTTCAGTCTATGCCAGCGGCCATCCCTGCCCGATGTGCCTCGCCGCCATGCGGCTGGCCGGCATTACAGACATTGCCTATGCCTATTCCAACGAAGATGGCGCCCCCTATGGGCTGACCTCGGCGCCGCTCTATGCCGATCTGAGCAAGCCTTTTGCCGATCAGCAGATGACGTTTGCCTATCGTCCGGTGCGGCCGGAAGAAGAGACGGATATCTACGAGTTCTGGCGGGACATGCAGCAGGGCTAA